gttatttgaaaagcacccgcaaccacactgccaaacacgctctgtcgtccatttcaaaaaaaataatcaagtacTGTCTGCTTCTGACTAAAGGATCTTTTTGAAGTTATCTGGATTtagaatcaattttaaaataatttttttctacactAATTCTGGTATTGCAACTCGGCATTATATTAATTTGGAAATTCTATCAATCActcaacaatttgaaaaaaaaaaaaagtgtatagAAAGCACGGGtttgttatcataaaattaaaaaaaaggcattttaactatttctttttttaattaataaccaACTTgctgttataattattttcaccTTACATATAAGCTTTTTTAATTGCCAACACATGCTTGacctcaaaaaaaaacaaaaaccttcacttttttttctgtcttttggGGTCTTGACTCATGGTCATGAGATAAAACACGTTCGGATATTCTCGAATATGCTAACTTTTGATGGGTATGTTACACGCTCttcttctcttaattttatgagagctaatatatattttcgaATAAATTCGGCAAATAaagattgaattatttttgtcattctgcTAAGGTCAGTTATTGCTAAAACTTTAAGATTTATGAGAGCTTTAACATCCCAAAAGGAGATCTATCCCTAAAAATCAGGCTAATATTCCCTCGTATTCATGTTAATCCATTTTGTATATCATGCATGGTTTGTACTTTGTaggtttaaaagaatattttttaaaaagaaattctttgaATGATTACATGTCACTAGGAAATCAATTAGTTGTTCGGTAATTTTCTTTGAATGATTCCACCAATAGCATGTCCTTCCTAGAATATAAGGCAACAGACAAAAATCTAAGAGCTTATTAGGcttttcatcttaaaaaaaattgaaaatattaatttgatgatctaggagatttgttttttttcatatattttttgaattcaaaccTTAGGTTCAATATTTACaaagatttataaatttatcagcATACATCGTaccgataatattttttattaaaattttctttaagaaaacattacttttatgttatccttttcattaaataaaaaaatattataatattattaagataactacacaaaaaaaatattagactgaagtattttttgatatatttattagatTAGCGTGTTTTAAGCAATTTAGATTTGGTTTACTACAATGTACACATATCTTAGAGTTGACATGCATGTTCGATATATTTCATATTTGATAGAATCATTTAagaagatatttatatataaatatcttaatagAAAGTTCACTCATCATCAAACATTTTCATCCAATTAATGTGAAGCAGCCAACAACATCGACTTTTCCAAGGGACTTGCTTTGGATCGAGTCTAGTTCCTTTGATCATTTAACGCTATTGTTTTGAACATTCTACGCAGACTTCGCTTGCATGCTTCTAAGTCATCGTTCACATAATTTTGCATAACGCCTATAAATACCGTTCGAGCTCTCATTGTTATTTCATCCATCACCTACGAAATTCATTTGCTttatcagaaaagaaaaggtgttcAAAATGATGTCAAGCAAGATTTCTCTTGCTTTCTTTACTCTTATAACCTTATCCCTAATCCTTCCCTCTCGTGCCCAAGACAACCCACAAGATTACCTTGATGCTCATAATACAGCTCGTGCAGCTGTAGGTGTTGGTCCACTAACCTGGGACACCACAGTGCAAGCCTATGCACAAAATTATGCTAACCAACGTGCCGGCGATTGCAACCTTGTCCATTCAGGTGGACCTTATGGGGAGAACATTGCATGGAGCAGCGCGGACCTTTCAGGTACAGATGCTGTAAAAATGTGGGTTGATGAGATGGCTTACTACGACTACAACTCCAACTCATGTGCCTCTGGCCAGCAGTGTGGGCACTATACTCAGGTGGTTTGGGGTAACTCTGTTAGCCTAGGATGTGCGAAAGTGACTTGTAGCGCTGGAGGAACCTTCATTGTGTGCAACTATGATCCACCCGGCAACGTTGTTGGGCAAAAACCTTACTAAACCTTTCTGATTATGAAATCAGTGCTTCTATTACCTggaataataatgataaataagCTGATTTATATtggcattaattaataaatgatagaaaaatatttgctaCATCTTGATGAT
This region of Populus trichocarpa isolate Nisqually-1 chromosome 9, P.trichocarpa_v4.1, whole genome shotgun sequence genomic DNA includes:
- the LOC7469660 gene encoding pathogenesis-related protein 1B, with the protein product MMSSKISLAFFTLITLSLILPSRAQDNPQDYLDAHNTARAAVGVGPLTWDTTVQAYAQNYANQRAGDCNLVHSGGPYGENIAWSSADLSGTDAVKMWVDEMAYYDYNSNSCASGQQCGHYTQVVWGNSVSLGCAKVTCSAGGTFIVCNYDPPGNVVGQKPY